The Cetobacterium somerae ATCC BAA-474 DNA segment GTTGCCAATCTTTTTTTATTTTTTGTAAAATTGTGCTATAATTTAATAGATAAAATTAAATTGTAGAGAGGTGTTATATGAAAAATATATTAGTTACTGGTGGCGCGGGTTATATAGGAAGTCATGCAGTGGTAGAATTATTAGATTCAGGGTATAATGTTATTGTTTTAGACAATTTAGAGAACGGATATATAGAATTAGTTGATAAGAGAGCAAAATTTTATCAAGGAGATATAAGAGATATAAATTCTTTTGAAAATATTTTTAAAGAAAATGAAATAGATGCTGTAATGAATTTTGCAGGTTATATAAAAGTTGGTGAAAGTGTTTTTGAACCAAATAAATATTATCTCAATAATACCTATGGAGTTATGAATGTAGTTGAAGTTATGAAAAAATATAATATAAAAAATATAATTTTTTCATCAACTGCTGCAGTTTATGGCGAAGTTAAATGTGATGGTTTAGTGTATGAAGATTATCCAACTGCTCCAATAAATCCATATGGAGCTAGTAAATTAATGGCTGAAAGAGTTATAATAGATGCAGCAAAAGCTTACGAGATAAATTATTCTATATTTAGATATTTTAACGTTGGAGGAGCTCATGAAAAATATCATATAGGACAAAAAGGTGATGGTGTAACAGCTTTAATTCCAATAATTTTACAAGCAGCAAAAGGGGAAAGAGAAAAACTAAGTATTTATGGTGATGATTATCCAACAAAAGATGGAACTGGTATAAGAGATTATATTCATGTAGTTGACTTAGTGAGAGCACATATTGCTGCTTTACCAGCATTAGATAAAAATATCAGTGGAATTTATAACTTAGGAAATGGGAATGGATTTTCAGTTTTAGAAATGCTAAATGCAGCTAAAAAGGTTACAAATGTTGATATAAAATCAGAGGTAGTTGAAAAAAGAGAAGGGGATCCAGCATCAGTAGTAGCAGCTAGTGAAAAAGCAAGAGATATATTAGGATGGAAACCTGAATATACAGATGTTGAAAAGATAATTGAAACAGCTTGGAATTGGTATAGAAGTCTTTAGAAAACAGAGGTGAATCATGGAATTTTTTAAAAGAATTTTTGCAAAAAAAAAGGATCAAGAAGTTGTAAAAATAGAAGAAAATAATGAAAAAAAAATACAGTGTAATAGCGAAAATTGTGGATGTAAAAGCTGTGAGCATAAAGAAGAGAAAAGTGGAGATTATTTAAAGAATATTTGCATACAAATAGAGACAATTCCATGCGAGCCTAATCCCTATTTTGTAGTAAATGATGAAAGTGCAAAGTTTTTTGAAGAGTTTGAAATAAGAATGACTACAATATATAGAATGTATAGTATAAATAGTATTTTTTTAAAAGAGTATCAGAAAGTTTCTAGAGAATCTTTAACCTCTACAAGAGATAATGAAAAAGAATTTTCTAAATATAGTAAGTGTTATTTTATAAATAATAATGCTTTTAAAGAGATACATCATATGAGTAATCTGTTAAATATTTTTATGATATTTGAAGTTTTATTGAAAAATATAACTAAAGATATTGCATATGATAAGCACTTAGATTTAGAGGAGATTCAAAATAAAAATATGTCTTATTTAAATAGTTATATTTTATTTTTAGAAGAAGCAATGAAAAGTAAATTTTCTTTAGATGAAAATGAGAGAAATTTTATTGGAATTGTTAGAAAAATTAGAAACGATTATCTACATGATTATATGACAGAGATACCTGAATCAATAGAAAAAGAGATAGTTAAAATATTTAATTTAAGAACAGGAAAAAGAATTACAGTAGATGAATATTTTATTGAAAATACTTGTAAAATTTTTGGTGAAATAGCAAAAAGATTGGAAAGTTCATATTGGGAGTATAAAAATAAATTTCTTGAAAAATAAGGAGTGATTATGTTAGCTATAATTAGGGGTGCAGGAGATTTAGCAACAGGAGTTATTCATCGTTTGTATAAGTGTGGCTTTAAAATACTGGTTTTAGAAATAGATAAGCCTAGTTCTATTCGCCGAACAGTATCTTTTTCAGAATGTATATATAATTTAAATGGAGAACAGGTTGTTGAAGGTGTAAAAGCTAGAAAAATCGAAACACTTGAAGAA contains these protein-coding regions:
- the galE gene encoding UDP-glucose 4-epimerase GalE → MKNILVTGGAGYIGSHAVVELLDSGYNVIVLDNLENGYIELVDKRAKFYQGDIRDINSFENIFKENEIDAVMNFAGYIKVGESVFEPNKYYLNNTYGVMNVVEVMKKYNIKNIIFSSTAAVYGEVKCDGLVYEDYPTAPINPYGASKLMAERVIIDAAKAYEINYSIFRYFNVGGAHEKYHIGQKGDGVTALIPIILQAAKGEREKLSIYGDDYPTKDGTGIRDYIHVVDLVRAHIAALPALDKNISGIYNLGNGNGFSVLEMLNAAKKVTNVDIKSEVVEKREGDPASVVAASEKARDILGWKPEYTDVEKIIETAWNWYRSL